The following proteins are encoded in a genomic region of Vicia villosa cultivar HV-30 ecotype Madison, WI unplaced genomic scaffold, Vvil1.0 ctg.001197F_1_1, whole genome shotgun sequence:
- the LOC131633977 gene encoding uncharacterized protein LOC131633977 translates to MTGVGRALKSTKLTLHFIGPFQITERVGEVSYRSALPPTLANLHDVFHVSQLRKYIVDPSHLIQVDDIQVKDNLTVEALPMTIEDRKLKQLHGKEIALVRVAWGEPTGGNVTWELERSSVANSYCVELVSGSSCILLVVDRFVVIYDLSCVNNC, encoded by the exons atgactggtgttggtcGGGCGCTAAAGTCAACGAAGTTGACGCTGCatttcattggtccgtttcagattacggaaagggTGGGAGAAGTATCTTATCGTAGTGCGTTGCCTCCTACACTGGCAAATTTGcacgatgtatttcatgtgtctcagttgaggaaatacattgtggATCCTTCTCATTTAATCCAAGTGGATGATATACAGGTGAAGGATAATCTGACGGTCGAAGCATTGCCTATGACGATTGAAGACCGGAAGTTGAAACAACTGCATGGTAAAGAGATagcattggtcagagtagcttggggagaaCCAACAGGTGGTAATGTcacttgggagctggaga GATCATCGGTAGCTAATTcctattgtgtggaattagtgagtggaagtAGCTGTATCCtgttggtggtggatcg GTTTGTTGTGATTTATGATTTGAGTTGTGTGAATAACTGTTAA